One segment of Thermococcus sp. AM4 DNA contains the following:
- a CDS encoding DUF3368 domain-containing protein: MDIAKADFLRKVSPQNQKLVKFLLELVDYGEAETIAFAIEKDIDLVVLDDREARKVARSFGLRVTGTLGILLLAKRKGLLNEVGPYVEELRKHGFRISDEIVQKILKSAGELKS; this comes from the coding sequence GTGGATATAGCAAAGGCAGACTTTTTGAGAAAGGTCTCTCCTCAGAATCAGAAGCTTGTTAAGTTCCTGCTTGAGCTGGTTGATTACGGGGAGGCCGAGACGATAGCGTTCGCCATTGAAAAGGACATTGATTTGGTCGTTCTTGACGACAGGGAAGCGAGGAAAGTCGCAAGGAGTTTCGGACTGAGAGTAACCGGAACGCTTGGAATCCTGCTTCTTGCCAAGAGGAAAGGCCTGCTTAACGAGGTTGGGCCTTATGTAGAAGAGCTGAGAAAGCATGGATTCAGAATCTCCGATGAAATCGTGCAAAAAATATTGAAAAGCGCTGGAGAGCTTAAATCTTGA
- a CDS encoding HEPN domain-containing protein, whose translation MIKRSEYERWMKQAERTLASARRDLEEGYYEWASFKAQQATELAVKALLRGLGYAPIGHSITRLLRELRAEGFRVPREILSMAMELDRNYIAPRYPDAYPEGAPFEYYSEDVARELISYAEEIMKFVRGFVRDSQRA comes from the coding sequence ATGATAAAGCGGAGCGAGTACGAGCGGTGGATGAAGCAGGCCGAGAGAACCCTTGCCTCAGCCCGAAGGGATTTGGAGGAAGGCTACTACGAGTGGGCCAGCTTTAAGGCCCAGCAGGCAACGGAGCTGGCAGTTAAAGCGTTACTGCGCGGTCTTGGCTACGCTCCAATCGGCCACTCAATCACGCGCCTTCTCCGAGAGCTCAGGGCTGAAGGTTTTAGAGTTCCGCGGGAAATTCTCAGTATGGCAATGGAGCTTGACAGGAACTACATAGCCCCCCGCTACCCGGACGCTTATCCCGAAGGCGCACCTTTTGAGTACTACTCCGAGGACGTTGCAAGGGAGCTTATTTCCTACGCGGAGGAAATTATGAAATTCGTGAGGGGGTTTGTTCGTGATTCCCAGAGAGCTTGA
- a CDS encoding nucleotidyltransferase domain-containing protein, which produces MIPRELERFVRRLVKYFGGDVTIILFGSRARGDFNRASDYDLIVVSKRLKGNPLRRTRPLYALNEDFLEVDILAYTPSEFLRAMENLSPSVLDAMKEGILLHDNGFYKIAKRHFEELKRKGLKKDRYWRIRIVSKENEHV; this is translated from the coding sequence GTGATTCCCAGAGAGCTTGAGAGGTTTGTGCGAAGGCTTGTCAAATACTTCGGCGGGGACGTCACGATAATTCTCTTCGGGTCGCGGGCAAGGGGAGACTTTAACAGGGCCAGCGACTACGACCTCATTGTGGTCTCCAAGCGGCTGAAGGGGAATCCCCTGAGGAGAACGCGCCCCCTCTACGCTCTGAACGAGGACTTTCTGGAGGTTGACATACTCGCCTACACCCCATCGGAGTTCCTCCGGGCGATGGAGAACCTCTCGCCTTCCGTTCTCGACGCGATGAAGGAAGGAATCCTGCTCCACGACAATGGGTTTTACAAAATCGCCAAGAGACACTTTGAGGAGCTGAAAAGAAAAGGGCTCAAGAAAGATAGATATTGGAGAATAAGGATAGTTTCCAAGGAGAACGAGCATGTTTAG
- a CDS encoding antitoxin family protein yields the protein MGIIVEAVYENGVFKPLKKVNIPERARVRIRVEIFGLLKDWSVDAQQLKDELREVHG from the coding sequence ATGGGAATAATTGTTGAGGCCGTCTATGAGAACGGCGTTTTTAAGCCCCTCAAGAAGGTTAACATTCCCGAGCGGGCGAGGGTTAGGATTAGGGTCGAGATTTTCGGCCTGCTGAAGGACTGGAGTGTGGACGCTCAACAGCTAAAGGACGAGCTGAGGGAAGTTCATGGCTGA